The Malassezia vespertilionis chromosome 2, complete sequence genomic sequence ACAGTGCCTCCCATTCCAAGTAATTATCCTCAGAAATGGGGCCCACAGCAGGGAAAAGCGTGTTTGGATCGCTCGTCAGCTGTTTGTACTCGATCGTAAGTCGACGAATCGCCGCAGACGCATTCCGTGCTCCAGACATGGTGGATCGCACAAACACCAACACTCGTCTAGATCATTCTTATCACGTGACAcattgtgccgcgccgctgcgcatccgTGACTGTATGCGGACGTTGGATGCGTGCGAGGCGGGCATGCAGGCGACTGGTGGTGTCGAGCTGTGTTTtgccgatgctgcgcattgcgcaacGGCATGGTCCCGCCACAACGTTGTTGCGTTCGCCGAGGCCGGCGCCCGCGGCACCTGTGTTGTGCTGGCCGAGCTTGGCCAGCACGGGATCTCCGAGATTGTGACGCGCTTGCCTGCGCCATCGCGCAGCCCCCCATTTGACGGGGCGTCGAGTGCGCCGGAAACGCTaggcgcgccgacgcacaTTAGTTTTAGCCCGTGTGGGTATACTCTTCTTGCCTACTTTCCCGCGCTCCAtccggcgccgcaccaGCCCAACAGCCTTTTGCTCCcgtgcagcaccgcgctgcAAACTCCGATTATGGACCAGCTGCATCGCAGTATCCCGGAATTGCCATCGACGTCTACTGCTGACGGCACTGTCCCTTTCCTACCGTGGAATCAAGGCGTTTTATGCGTTtggacgcgcgcgccgcagctgccCAAAACCCAATGGGACCTTCGACAAACGCTTTCCGTAAGCATGAATCCCTTATTCGCGCCAAATTTGCTTGGCGACATTGCAAGCGTGACGTGGCTCGGTGGGCCGCGCCAATGGAATTGCCAGCCAGACGGCCAAGGgtttgctcgcgcgccggcgcagggCCCTACCACCTTTCAAGCGCACCCGAacttgccgctgcacgaggcgcaggacgAACAAGTGTGCGTACTTGTCACCAACATGGGCCAGCTCTGCTTTTTGCACCGTCTGCCGCAAGCTACAttggatgcgcgccgcacggatATATTCCGCGTGCACTACGCTTGGCTTGCCCAGCCAAGTGTGCAACcgccgccagcgacgaTGGAGTCGGATAGTCTTGCTGGGACGACGCCGATGCCGTTTCTTGGATGTCGGTATGTTGGGCATGTACAAACGTGCCCCATTGCTGAAGAGCCCGTTGTGCTTGTTGCCTACTTGGAAAGTGCAACAAGAGAAATGGAAATTGCGGCGTCTGCAGGCCAGGTCATGCTCACCGAGATCCAGTTCACTCTCAATGGCGCCATGTCGTTCTACACGGTGAATCCCATTGAGCCGCTGCCGTTGGACCCAACACCGATACTGCGCCTGGACGATCCACTCCCACCGGAGCTGATCGTGCACGGAAAGGCACTTGCATCGATGGCATGGCTGCCGGGCACGGACGTCGACGACTCTGTCCAGCTGCTGTTTTCGCTTGTTGTGTACCAAGCGCCGTCGGAGCCAGCAGGAACACAGCTGGTTTCATGGGCGGTACGCCGCCATGGAATGGACCTCGGCgaggcacttgcgccgctcttttCCCAGCCGCGGCCAGAGGCCACGCTGGACGAAGCCAAGTGGCACACGATCCCATGCGCGACTGCCTGGGTAGAGCACCACGTATGTACTTCGTTCTACGTgcccagcacgccgatTCCCTTTGCACATACCCTGTTGGCGACAGCGTCTTCAACCACTGCAAACGGCGAGATCTGGGCCACGATCCACCTAGATACCCTTACCTTTACGCCGGGAGTGCGCTTGGCTCTGGAGCTCCGCGCGCGGTCTTCGCTTGCCATTTCGCCATGCGGTGTGCTTGCCTGTACGCTACTGCttcccagcgccgcactcgcTATTCTGCCACTTCCCATGGCACTTGGCGAACACAGCGTCCTTGATTGGGCGGGACGACTTGTAGGGCTCTCTTTGCTTCGCCAAGTATCCTGCACGGATGTGGCACACTGGGCAAAGTCTTTAAACACGCCTCTTACCACGCAGATGCCGCTTGTCCTCCAACAAACGGCTGCGTCGCTcgtctttggcgcgccgacagGAAAGCGACCCACGATGCACCAACTCCTTGTCCTTGGCGTTGTCGTCTTATCGCttgagcacggcgcacagcgtgcCGAAACTTTTTTGCAAACGCGCATGCACCTCTTTGTCGAGGTAGGGCACATGTACAGGCTGCTCTCCTGTGCGCGGAGCGATAAAAGCGACTTGCGATTTTCAGCACAGCTTGCCAGGGGCACGACGCAGTTTTTCCCACACGCGCTGTGGCCTCTTCATCGTGTATTGTGCCGCTTGTTGGTATGGATGGAgcacgctgtgcgcgaAGCAACGAGTGGAGGAGCAGCGTCTAACGCACGACCCAGCGTGTTTTTTGAGCTGCTTGCATATCCCGAAGCCTCGGTGCTCTTCCAAGACGTGCTTGCGGGCCTCTCGTTGTACGTCGAGTGGGTGCGCACCCTGTCTTTGGACGCATGGattgcgcctgcacagccAGGCAAGCACCCTCGCACTTGGTATACCGACAAAGCCTCGTCGCTAGCACTGGCGCAAAAAACCGTGCTCGATACggcagcgcatgcgcccgtggatttgcgcgctgccgcacaAGTGCTTGCAGGTCGCGCATCCCGCGCCGCATGGTCCGACCTTTTTGCAATGCCGGCTTCTCAAGAGGTGGCCGAGaccgcgcgtgcgattgCAAACGCTTTTGTCCTCCCGAGCCATGGCGTTGTGCATAGCGAAGTGGACCTATGGTCGTGTGCGCCGGATCTTTTATGGCCCGCGTCGCTGGTAGACCACAGTATTTATAGCACCTAATCTATTCACTACGCATCAAAACAAATGTTCCCGCCGTGGAATGCGCCCCATTTGGGGCTTGCTTTTGTCGGCGCATGACGCTGCCAGTCTTGCTGCTCTGTGTGCAGCGAGGTCAAGAGCGGGAGTAGGCGCTCGTAAAAATCGCGTCCTTCCTGTATATTTCCATCCAGCTCCATGTATGCAGCATACGCATGCTCGACCCCCTCCTCGCACTTTTGTTGCGAcgccaatgcgccgcgcaattgTGCATGGGCGCAGATTTGTTTCCAAGCGGCTTCGACTGCGTGCAAttggcgcttgtgcgcggcacacaaCTCGTCCAGGCGGTGCAGATAGACCGTGTAAGTAGCGAGTCCATCCTGGACGACGTCTTGCAGCTTGCTTGGATCCACTGCCTCGGGAACATCCACACTCCAATCGCCCAAGTGGCGGTCTTTTGCCGCGGCGATGAGACGCTTGCGCATTGCGGGGGTATCATCCGTATTTTCCGCTTCTTGGACGAGTCTGCTGCACTGTGCTGCCTCGTCGTCAAGCGTCTCCATctcggcgcgcaacgcacgAAGTTGCGAGACCAGAtcgcggcggcagcgctcgagcggTACAACGTACGGCTCAAGCATTGCCAGCAGTGCAGTCTCGCcctgctggagcgcgctTAGCCAAGGCGCGACACTGTCCAActtctcgcgcacgactgcgtcgcttgcgtcTGCCTGGGCCAGGATGGCCTCATATTCGCGCCATTGCGCTTGCAGTGCATGCTGTTGCTGAACGTGGGCGTCGGCAAGGCCGGGGTACGCTTTAAAAAGAGGGCCTTGCATTGCATGTAGCACTTCTTTTGCACGcagagcgcagcgctgtaCCTCGTCTGTGCCAtcctgcagtgcatgcacgccgccagcgcggcgcaataCTTGTGTATACTGTGCCCAGCCCCGGGgcatgcaccgcggcgACTCGATCCTATCGAGGGCGTCGGGCaggcccagcgcggccagTTTGGCCCGGGATGCCTGCTGGCGTTCAGCGACGCGAAATTTTAGCTCTTTAGCAATAAACTGGCTCTTTTGGTCGTTGTACAAACGAAGCACGACATCCATTCCGTACATCACCAAACGCTGAAGCCAGAGCTGCTGATCAGGGAACATTTTGCGGAGCCATGCGACGGGTGCTTGCAATGCTTCCGGCACGGTCGCTTGGACCATGACGGCTGTCCCAACATCCAACAGTCCTGCCTCGCTGGTCATGGTATCCAAGTAGATCAGTTCGttgtcgcgctccgcacgcgccaGATTTTCCTTCACAATCGACTGCAAACTTTGCAGGTCgttggcgagcgcgtcgcactCCAAGTTTCTCGTGGGAATTTGCATGGCACGTCGGACGTAGTCCGACGCAAGTGTAAGACGTCCCAGTTCGTCGCCGTAG encodes the following:
- the RIM20 gene encoding pH-response regulator protein palA/rim20 (EggNog:ENOG503NUZ5; COG:S), whose amino-acid sequence is MSNVLGIAVPRSEAVPLREGLLAYIAERFPDMDAALFHADIDAWTIARNACVSLSVHVDSIHFLMQYWAQLSFLASLVDDDVHVLFPWASGMHAYSLKPHRSVSVERALIIFSIAAQYSQLGKAEPRMEKESMKHAISFFQLAAGCLGHLLTFPLQEAASDLVELEHASLHALKHLMLAQAQECFWQKAVQDGMKDATIAKLARSVADLYECAAADASRSRLPLPWAQHMQYKQWHFRAAAQFRKSNDDLANRRYGDELGRLTLASDYVRRAMQIPTRNLECDALANDLQSLQSIVKENLARAERDNELIYLDTMTSEAGLLDVGTAVMVQATVPEALQAPVAWLRKMFPDQQLWLQRLVMYGMDVVLRLYNDQKSQFIAKELKFRVAERQQASRAKLAALGLPDALDRIESPRCMPRGWAQYTQVLRRAGGVHALQDGTDEVQRCALRAKEVLHAMQGPLFKAYPGLADAHVQQQHALQAQWREYEAILAQADASDAVVREKLDSVAPWLSALQQGETALLAMLEPYVVPLERCRRDLVSQLRALRAEMETLDDEAAQCSRLVQEAENTDDTPAMRKRLIAAAKDRHLGDWSVDVPEAVDPSKLQDVVQDGLATYTVYLHRLDELCAAHKRQLHAVEAAWKQICAHAQLRGALASQQKCEEGVEHAYAAYMELDGNIQEGRDFYERLLPLLTSLHTEQQDWQRHAPTKASPKWGAFHGGNICFDA